GTCGAAGGTCTGATCGTTGAATTTCACTTCCCACTTCCAAGTGCCGGTCGGGTTTTCCGCCGCGCGAACCATTCCCGCCACCGCGACGATTGCAAAAACGAGCGGCACCACAAGAAGTCGTTTCATCGCATCTCCTCCCCGAGAAAAGAATTACAGAGAAAAGGATTCAAGAACCCGCCGACGTGTCACTGCCCGCTTGAATTCAGATCCACTAACCCCGAACCGGCCGCGGGGTTCCGAGGATTCCTCGGCGAATCACCGCAATCCGCATAATCTGCGGACGAACGCTTTTGATTGTAATCCTCGGCTACATCAGCCACCAGTTGCCGCTGACGACGACGTAGATGCCCAGCAGCAGGTTGGTGACGGCGTGGGCGGCGATGCAATCCCAGACATTGCGAGTGCGGAGCATCAGCCAGGTGACGGCGGAGAACCAGACCGCGGCGGCCAGCGCTTCTCCGGGGTGCATGAGCACGGGCAACGCCGTGCCCGCGATGATGGCGAGCCGATTGACGCGGCCGAATGGCACTGTCCACCATTCGGGGGCGACGAAATATCGCGTCAGAAACCCGCGCAGAAAGAACTCTTCGATCACTGGCACGACGAGCGCCAGGCCGACGAAGCGGATCGCGAGAAAACCATACGCCCACGCCGGCGAGCTGGCCAGTTCGTGCTGCGGATTGAACGCGCTCCGCGCGCCGACGCCGGGAGTCCAACCGAGATGCGATTGAATGGTTCGTTGAGTCCAAGCCAGCGCGATCCAGACGACGGCACCAACGACCCCCACCATGATCGCTAGCAGACTGGCCCGGCAAGGAAATTGCCGATACCCAGGATAAACGTACGCGATCGCCGCCACGGTCAGCAAAATCTTGACCGTGTAAATCAGCGGGTAATGGCGATATTCGATGCCCAGATCGAGCCACGCCGCGGATTTTGCGCCCGGCTCGGCGGGGGGCCCCGGCTCGAAGCTGCCCGCTAGCATGTAGACGACAAACGGCAGCAGAAAGACCAGCCAGGGATTGGATCGGGCGGCGCGAAAACTCATTAGTCGTTCGTTAGCAACTGGTAACGAGCGCCTAACAAACCCGGCTGGGAGAAGGGGACAGTCTCCTTTTGTTCCGACGACTCCACAAAAGGGGACAGTCCCCGCCGGGTTTGTTAGACGCTCTATGCCGAAGAATTGCCCTTTTCCTTCTACGGAATCCGAGTAATATAGATACCTAGAGCGATTCCTACCACGTGTGCCAGGCCGTCGCGCTCAATTGGGCTTGGTGCTGCCGCGGGCCGGCAATGTTGGCCGGTTCGGGTTTGGTTGGCGGAACCAGCGGTTTTGATCCTCGGAATTCAGATGACCAGCGATGCCACAATTTGTCCGGGAAATCGGCCTCCCGCGGGCCGATCGGCAGCGCTGATTTGCTGCCGGTAGGCAGCGGGGGCCTGCTGCGGTAACGCAGCGGCGGTCTGAGGACCAGCGGTTTCACCGGCCATTTTCCACTTTCCCCCTTTCCAGGGTGTCTGAGA
This genomic stretch from Pirellulales bacterium harbors:
- a CDS encoding CAAX prenyl protease-related protein produces the protein MSFRAARSNPWLVFLLPFVVYMLAGSFEPGPPAEPGAKSAAWLDLGIEYRHYPLIYTVKILLTVAAIAYVYPGYRQFPCRASLLAIMVGVVGAVVWIALAWTQRTIQSHLGWTPGVGARSAFNPQHELASSPAWAYGFLAIRFVGLALVVPVIEEFFLRGFLTRYFVAPEWWTVPFGRVNRLAIIAGTALPVLMHPGEALAAAVWFSAVTWLMLRTRNVWDCIAAHAVTNLLLGIYVVVSGNWWLM